Proteins encoded together in one Candidatus Nanoarchaeia archaeon window:
- a CDS encoding Rieske 2Fe-2S domain-containing protein has translation MAKVKVASIHDIPEGEVRKVEANGIEIALSHVDGAFHAVQHQCPHKGGPLGEGFLEGGVLNCPWHGWRFDVTTGKSKYDEKIKIKTFPVSVQGEDVFVEV, from the coding sequence ATGGCAAAGGTAAAGGTTGCTTCTATCCATGACATTCCTGAAGGAGAGGTCAGGAAGGTTGAGGCAAATGGCATTGAGATTGCCCTCTCCCATGTAGATGGCGCATTCCATGCAGTGCAGCATCAATGCCCTCACAAAGGCGGGCCTCTTGGAGAGGGGTTTCTGGAAGGCGGTGTTTTAAACTGCCCCTGGCATGGCTGGCGGTTTGATGTGACGACAGGCAAGTCAAAGTATGATGAGAAGATCAAGATCAAGACCTTTCCTGTTAGTGTTCAGGGAGAGGATGTTTTTGTAGAGGTTTGA
- a CDS encoding superoxide dismutase, with product MVHELPKLAYDFNALEPYIDTETMKLHHGKHHAGYVAKLNAALEKYPKLQGKDVKELLKDLNAIPEEIRTAVRNNGGGHANHSLFWAIMAPKAGGNPSGKIGKAITKAFGSFEAFKEKFSDAAATRFGSGWAWLVVDKGKLAIMSTANQDSPLSEGKIPVLGLDVWEHAYYLKYQNKRPDYIAAWWNVVNWKQVEENLTKAM from the coding sequence ATGGTACACGAACTGCCAAAACTTGCGTATGATTTTAATGCGTTAGAGCCATATATAGATACAGAAACAATGAAGCTCCATCATGGCAAACACCATGCCGGCTATGTTGCGAAGCTGAATGCTGCCCTGGAGAAATACCCCAAGCTTCAAGGGAAGGACGTGAAGGAATTATTGAAGGATTTGAACGCTATCCCTGAAGAAATACGGACTGCCGTCAGGAACAATGGGGGAGGGCATGCAAACCACAGCTTGTTCTGGGCCATCATGGCGCCAAAGGCAGGAGGAAATCCGTCTGGAAAGATTGGCAAGGCGATTACAAAAGCGTTTGGCAGCTTTGAAGCATTCAAGGAGAAGTTTTCAGATGCTGCTGCAACACGGTTTGGATCTGGATGGGCATGGCTTGTTGTTGATAAGGGAAAACTTGCAATCATGAGCACCGCAAACCAGGACAGCCCGCTCTCAGAAGGGAAGATCCCTGTTCTTGGATTGGACGTATGGGAACATGCGTATTATCTTAAGTACCAGAACAAGCGGCCTGACTACATTGCTGCATGGTGGAATGTGGTGAACTGGAAGCAGGTTGAAGAAAACTTGACTAAGGCGATGTAA
- a CDS encoding NUDIX domain-containing protein — MPIKTCVGAVLYSLSGKIFLMTSPKWNGYIVPGGRIEDGETEERALRREINEELAIEISDLVRLGESEKQPSKDFIDPKMGFHFITYAARAMQTDITPNEEILTYGWYTIDEALKLPLVDSARKAIEGYKRKIKEKR; from the coding sequence ATGCCCATAAAAACCTGTGTCGGAGCAGTGCTCTATAGCCTTTCTGGTAAGATTTTTCTGATGACCTCCCCGAAATGGAACGGATACATCGTCCCAGGAGGAAGGATTGAGGACGGAGAGACAGAAGAGAGAGCGCTCAGGAGGGAGATTAATGAAGAGCTTGCTATTGAAATCTCCGATTTGGTTAGATTAGGAGAGAGCGAAAAGCAGCCAAGCAAGGATTTCATAGATCCCAAGATGGGATTTCATTTCATCACCTACGCTGCCAGGGCAATGCAGACAGATATAACCCCAAACGAGGAAATACTCACCTATGGCTGGTACACGATTGATGAAGCCTTGAAGCTGCCTCTTGTGGATTCCGCAAGAAAGGCGATTGAAGGGTATAAAAGAAAAATAAAAGAGAAGAGATAA
- a CDS encoding DUF167 family protein: MTRWSVVVKPNSKDSSLSFDKDLHAYICRVKSKPENNKANLELVKLFYKKEKRRIKIVSGLTSKKKMIEVLE; encoded by the coding sequence ATGACTAGGTGGTCAGTGGTTGTCAAGCCGAATTCAAAGGATTCTTCGCTCAGCTTCGATAAAGATCTGCATGCGTATATTTGCAGGGTAAAATCAAAGCCCGAGAATAATAAAGCCAATCTTGAATTGGTGAAATTGTTTTATAAGAAAGAGAAGAGGAGAATTAAGATTGTTTCTGGACTCACATCAAAAAAGAAGATGATCGAAGTCCTGGAGTAA